TGACTTTGGCCAGCAGTGGGTCGTATGACGCCGTGACGTCGGTGCCCGCCTCGACCCAGGTGTCGACGCGGACGTCGCTCCCGTCGGCGAGCCGGTCGGGGAAGGTGACCGCAGTGAGAATTCCGGTGCTGGGGCGGTAGTCGCGCCACGGGTTTTCGGCATACACCCGCGCCTCCACCGCGTGTCCCACCACGGCGACGGCACCGGTGGTGGCGCCGGGTGCCAGGTGTTCGGACAGCATCTCCCGTTCGCCGCGGGCCAGCCGAAACATCCAACCCGGCAGGTCGATCCCGGTCACCGCCTCGGTGACGGGGTGCTCCACTTGCAGGCGCGCGTTCACCTCGAGGAACGACGCCTGCTTGCGCCGCGGGTCGTAGACGAATTCGACGGTGCCCGCCGACCGGTAGTTCACCGACGCGGCCAGCGCGCGCGACGAGGAATGCAACAGCTCGCGCAGGTCATCGGGCAGGGCGGGCGCCGGCGCCTCTTCGATCACCTTCTGGTTGCGGCGCTGCAGCGAACAGTCTCGGTCGCCCAGCGACAGTACCCGACCGGTGCCGTCGCCGAAGATCTGCACCTCGACGTGGCGCGCGTCGTCGACGAAGCGCTCCACGAATACGCCCGCCGATCCGAAGCTGCGCTCCGCGAGCCGGGACACGCGGTCGAATGCCGTGCGCACATCGGTGCGGTCGCGGCACACCTGCATGCCGATCCCGCCGCCACCGCCGGTGGCCTTGAGGATGACGGGATACCCGATGTCGTCGGCCGCCCGGGTCGCCGCGGCCGCGCCGTCGAGCAGATCGGACCCGGGAAACACCGGCACGCCCGACGCCACGGCCGCCGCGCGGGCCGTGTGTTTGGTGCCGAACACCCGCAGTTGATGCGGGGTCGGGCCGACGAAGGACATGCCGGCGTCTTCGACGGCAGCAGCGAAATCGGCGTCCTCGGACAGAAACCCGTACCCGGGGTGGACCATGTCGGCGCCGGTCTGGTCGGCGGCGGCAAGGATCGCGTCGACGCGCAGGTAGCTTTCACCGGGCGCGGCGGGGCCGAGCCGCACCGCGGCATCGGCCATTCGGACGTGCGGCGCGCCCCGGTCGGCGTCGGAGAACACCGCGACCGTGCGCAGGCCCAGCAGCCGCGCCGACCGCACCAGCCGGACGGCGATCTCCCCCCGATTGGCGATCAGGACCGTCCGCGTCGCGCTCACTCGCCGTCCGCCTGACCCGGCCGGGTCACGATCATGCGGACTGGTGTGGGGTCGAATGCGTTGCACGGGTTGTTGATCTGCGGGCAGTTCGACACCAGGACCAGCGTGTCGATGTCCGCACGCAGCGCGACCCGCTTGCCCGGCGCGGACAGGCCGTCGACGATGCCGAGCGCGCCGTCGGGGTCCACGGGCACGTTCATGAACCAGTTGATGTTGCTGGCAAGGTCCCGCGCGCCGAGGCCGTAGCGCGCGCCCTCGATCAGGAAGTTCTCCATGCAGCCGTGCTGGGCCCGGGTGTGCTGACCGTAGCGCAGGGTGTTGGACTCCTTGGAGCAAGCGCCGCCGAGGGTGTCGTGGGCACCCACCTCGTCGGCGACCACCGTCATCAGTGCGGCACCGGTGTCCGCGCGCAGCACCGATCCGGTGGTCAGGGTGATGCGCCCTTGCCGCGCAATGGTTTCCGGCGCCGAGTAGCGGACCGACGTGTCGACGGCGGAATAGAGTAGGCAGTCCACGGCCTGGTTGCCGGCGAGGTCGACGATGGTCAGCGCGTCGCCGGCGGCGACCACCGCCGACCACGCCGCGCGCGGGGCGACGGTCTGGTCGAGGATCACCGCTCCGTTCACGAGCGCAGCGGTCGAGCAGCTCGTGGTCACAGCACTCCTCGGGCGGCTAGGTCGGCGTCGGTGTTGGCCACGGCCTGTCGGTGCTCGGGGCCCAGAGGGCCGACCAGGTCGCCGGCCACCAGCCGATCAAGGTCGGCCGGCGCGGTCCACGCGTGAAGCCGCAAGGGCGAACACGTGAATCGGGGCCTCGGGTCCAGGGGGTGAGCGGTGTTGGCGACCAGAACGATCGCGTCGACGTGCAGAAGCAAATCGACGTGGGTGCCCGGACCCGACGATCCCCGCCAATCGAACGTGCCGTTCGATCCGACCCGAACACCCTGGAAGAACGACAGCGACGGCGGCAGATCACGTTGGGACAAACCGTGTTTGAGCGCCCCGAGCAAAAACAGCTGGCGACCCGCCGGGGACGCCGACTCGGGCGCGCCGGATCCGTATTTCTCCTCGTTGCCCGCGAGCGTCGTCGTGCCCGTGAGGGCGTCGTGGGCACCCGACGTGTCGGCGACGATCGTCGCCAGGACCCGGCCGAAGCCGCTCAGCAGCGGGTGTCCGGCGCCGAGGTAAGCCTGCCACGGCACCTTAACCGTGTCGGCGATGTTGAGCCGCTCGTGCGGGGCGTCGGCCCGGTGCAGCAACAGGTGCGCGCACGCGTTGCCGTCCGGGTCGGCCAGGCGGACACGGGTGCCACGCGACAGGACGGCGGTGGTGTAGCCGCCGGGCGCCACCGTCTCCGACCACACCAACCGCTCGGCCGGGACGTCCAGCGGACGGGTCGGGCTTTCGCCGGCCGGGACGTGACGCATGAAGTCCGCGGTCCGCCCGTGCTGCGCCCGCGCGTGAGCGCGGGCGCCCGCCGTCGTGGCGGTCGACGACGCGCCGTGGGCCTCGGTCGTG
This genomic window from Mycobacterium saskatchewanense contains:
- a CDS encoding urea amidolyase associated protein UAAP2; the encoded protein is MTTSCSTAALVNGAVILDQTVAPRAAWSAVVAAGDALTIVDLAGNQAVDCLLYSAVDTSVRYSAPETIARQGRITLTTGSVLRADTGAALMTVVADEVGAHDTLGGACSKESNTLRYGQHTRAQHGCMENFLIEGARYGLGARDLASNINWFMNVPVDPDGALGIVDGLSAPGKRVALRADIDTLVLVSNCPQINNPCNAFDPTPVRMIVTRPGQADGE
- a CDS encoding urea amidolyase associated protein UAAP1 translates to MTADTTEAHGASSTATTAGARAHARAQHGRTADFMRHVPAGESPTRPLDVPAERLVWSETVAPGGYTTAVLSRGTRVRLADPDGNACAHLLLHRADAPHERLNIADTVKVPWQAYLGAGHPLLSGFGRVLATIVADTSGAHDALTGTTTLAGNEEKYGSGAPESASPAGRQLFLLGALKHGLSQRDLPPSLSFFQGVRVGSNGTFDWRGSSGPGTHVDLLLHVDAIVLVANTAHPLDPRPRFTCSPLRLHAWTAPADLDRLVAGDLVGPLGPEHRQAVANTDADLAARGVL